In Alkalihalobacillus sp. FSL W8-0930, a single window of DNA contains:
- the fsa gene encoding fructose-6-phosphate aldolase produces MKFFIDTANINEIREAKELGILSGVTTNPSLVAKEGVDFHDRLREITDLVSESVSAEVIALDAETMISEGKELAAIAPNITVKVPMTPDGLKAVHAFSELGIKTNVTLVFSAVQALLAARAGATYVSPFLGRLDDIGHDGLDLIDQIAAIFETHKLPTEIIAASVRHPVHVTEAAIRGAHIATIPLNVIKQLTKHPLTDQGIEKFLADWDNRNN; encoded by the coding sequence ATGAAATTCTTCATTGATACAGCAAATATTAACGAGATTCGTGAAGCAAAAGAGTTAGGCATTCTTTCAGGAGTTACTACAAATCCATCACTTGTGGCAAAAGAAGGCGTGGATTTCCACGATCGATTACGTGAAATCACAGATCTTGTTTCTGAATCTGTAAGCGCTGAAGTCATTGCACTTGACGCTGAAACAATGATTAGTGAAGGAAAAGAGCTGGCTGCTATTGCTCCTAACATTACAGTTAAGGTTCCAATGACACCGGATGGCCTTAAAGCCGTTCACGCTTTTTCTGAGCTAGGAATCAAAACAAATGTAACGCTTGTTTTCTCTGCTGTACAAGCCTTACTTGCAGCACGTGCAGGAGCAACGTATGTATCTCCGTTCCTTGGTAGACTTGATGATATTGGACATGATGGACTTGACCTTATTGATCAAATTGCAGCGATTTTTGAAACGCACAAGCTGCCTACAGAAATCATTGCAGCATCCGTTCGCCATCCTGTTCACGTAACAGAGGCAGCGATCAGAGGTGCTCATATTGCAACAATTCCGCTTAATGTAATCAAACAATTAACTAAACATCCACTGACTGATCAAGGAATTGAGAAGTTCCTTGCTGACTGGGATAATCGTAATAACTAA
- a CDS encoding UDP-N-acetylglucosamine 1-carboxyvinyltransferase gives MDKLMIEGGYPLEGTVQIGGAKNSAVALIPAAILADSPVTIDNLPNISDVELLSELLKEIGGSVELSDHEMTIHPEEMFSMPLPNGRVKQLRASYYLMGAMLGKFKKAVIGLPGGCNLGPRPIDQHIKGFEALGAKVTNEQGAIYLRADELKGARIYLDVVSVGATINIMLAAVLAKGQTVIENAAKEPEIIDVATLLTNMGAKIKGAGTNVIRIDGVESLHGCRHTIIPDRIEAGTYMILAAAIGQKVVVDNIIPYHVESLIAKLREMGVTVEERDDQVLIENHKEKTGVDIKTLVYPGFPTDLQQPFTTLLTQAKGTSIVTDTIYNARFKHIDEIRRMGADVKVEGRSAIINGATELQGAKVRASDLRAGAALLIAGLMANGVTELSGLEHVDRGYENLEEKLVGLGARIWREQMSEEEREQVKS, from the coding sequence ATGGATAAATTAATGATTGAGGGCGGTTACCCTTTAGAAGGAACCGTACAAATTGGTGGAGCAAAAAATAGTGCAGTGGCTTTAATTCCAGCTGCTATATTAGCGGACAGCCCTGTGACCATAGACAATTTACCAAATATTTCAGATGTAGAGCTGCTTTCAGAGCTTTTAAAAGAAATTGGTGGATCAGTTGAGTTAAGTGATCACGAGATGACGATTCATCCTGAAGAAATGTTTTCAATGCCACTTCCAAATGGACGAGTGAAACAATTGCGCGCGTCTTATTATTTGATGGGTGCGATGCTTGGAAAATTTAAAAAAGCGGTGATTGGACTTCCTGGCGGGTGTAACTTGGGTCCGCGACCTATCGATCAGCATATAAAAGGGTTTGAAGCACTTGGCGCTAAAGTGACCAATGAACAAGGTGCCATTTATTTGCGTGCGGATGAACTGAAAGGCGCTCGAATTTACCTGGATGTTGTTAGCGTTGGAGCAACTATTAACATTATGTTAGCCGCTGTTCTAGCTAAAGGACAGACGGTGATTGAAAATGCAGCCAAGGAACCCGAAATTATTGATGTTGCTACACTTCTTACGAATATGGGAGCAAAGATTAAGGGTGCCGGAACCAATGTCATTCGTATTGATGGCGTTGAATCGTTACATGGTTGTCGTCATACGATCATTCCTGATCGAATCGAGGCAGGGACGTATATGATTCTTGCAGCAGCGATTGGTCAAAAAGTGGTTGTTGATAATATCATTCCGTATCACGTAGAGTCGTTGATTGCGAAACTACGAGAAATGGGTGTCACTGTTGAAGAGCGAGATGACCAGGTTTTAATTGAGAATCACAAAGAAAAAACGGGAGTGGACATTAAGACACTTGTCTATCCAGGGTTCCCGACTGATTTGCAGCAGCCGTTTACAACCTTGCTCACGCAAGCAAAAGGAACCAGTATTGTAACCGACACCATTTATAATGCTCGCTTTAAACATATCGACGAAATCCGTCGGATGGGAGCAGATGTAAAGGTAGAAGGCAGATCAGCCATTATTAATGGTGCAACCGAACTTCAGGGAGCAAAGGTGAGAGCGAGCGACCTTAGAGCCGGGGCTGCGTTATTAATAGCAGGACTAATGGCCAACGGAGTAACAGAACTTTCAGGTCTAGAGCATGTAGACCGCGGATATGAGAATCTAGAAGAAAAGCTTGTAGGGTTAGGTGCACGAATCTGGCGTGAACAAATGTCAGAAGAAGAACGTGAACAAGTAAAAAGCTAA
- a CDS encoding transposase: MGKHHSMEYKEYVAKLVVEDGRKGTDVAYDLGLHVSTVNRWVQMYKKKHVTSLSDMPMTQSEVEALKKRNEDLEEELEILKKAMHIFTQNPK; this comes from the coding sequence ATGGGAAAGCATCATTCAATGGAGTATAAGGAGTATGTCGCTAAATTAGTGGTGGAAGATGGGCGTAAGGGAACGGATGTGGCGTATGACCTTGGACTTCATGTATCCACAGTCAATCGCTGGGTTCAAATGTATAAAAAGAAACACGTGACTTCTCTCTCAGATATGCCGATGACCCAATCTGAAGTTGAAGCCTTAAAAAAACGGAATGAAGATCTTGAGGAGGAGTTAGAGATCTTAAAAAAGGCTATGCACATCTTCACGCAAAACCCCAAGTGA
- a CDS encoding nuclease-related domain-containing protein: MIGKEGSAIKQVKERSMPSKLKQLRALHARLIPHHTSYQTVYHDLTKRELGFQGEQTLDYHLQFLNDDFFLFHDLRISGINQTFFQIDTLVVCSQFISIVEVKNIAGSIHFEQASGQMIRKLHDRVESLPNPLTQIHRQHIQLQHFLLNHRFPSIPIKSLIAFSNPTTMMETDHPSIIRAEYLPNKLEKIQSQFPVKKLKTTDIIKLTDCLKNAHVPERIFPLESYLIKPSDLRKGVDCPSCNQPNMTRSKKNGSWYCIRCKHFSKPAHLQAIEQFSNIFDKKLTNKEARAYLSIESRHTAYRMLKEFEAECAKKR, translated from the coding sequence ATGATTGGCAAGGAGGGATCCGCCATCAAACAAGTTAAAGAAAGAAGTATGCCGTCAAAGTTAAAGCAGCTCCGAGCTCTTCATGCCAGACTTATCCCCCATCATACCAGCTACCAAACGGTTTATCATGATCTGACGAAAAGAGAGTTAGGATTTCAGGGAGAACAAACATTGGATTATCATCTTCAGTTTTTAAATGATGATTTTTTCCTTTTTCATGACTTACGAATCAGTGGAATCAATCAAACCTTTTTTCAAATTGATACACTAGTTGTATGCTCTCAATTTATATCAATTGTTGAAGTGAAAAATATTGCTGGCAGCATTCATTTTGAACAAGCCTCAGGCCAAATGATCCGAAAACTACATGATCGAGTGGAGAGCTTACCAAATCCTTTAACTCAAATTCATCGACAACACATTCAACTGCAGCACTTTCTTTTAAATCACCGTTTTCCTTCGATCCCCATAAAGTCGCTCATCGCTTTTTCTAACCCAACAACCATGATGGAAACCGACCATCCCTCAATCATAAGAGCAGAATATCTTCCGAACAAACTTGAAAAAATTCAAAGCCAGTTTCCCGTGAAAAAGCTAAAAACTACAGACATAATCAAATTAACAGACTGCCTCAAAAATGCACACGTTCCAGAACGGATCTTCCCGCTTGAATCCTACTTAATTAAACCTTCAGATCTCCGTAAAGGAGTAGATTGTCCCTCTTGTAACCAACCCAACATGACTCGTTCCAAAAAGAATGGAAGCTGGTACTGTATCCGCTGCAAACACTTTTCCAAACCCGCTCATCTCCAAGCAATCGAGCAATTCTCCAATATATTTGATAAAAAACTTACAAACAAAGAAGCCCGAGCATATCTAAGCATCGAATCGAGACACACAGCCTATCGAATGTTAAAAGAATTTGAAGCTGAATGTGCAAAAAAGAGGTGA
- a CDS encoding response regulator, whose product MKKLLVVDDQYGIRVLLNEILQKDGYSVHQAANGVQALSIVQDENPDLILLDMKIPGMDGLEILRRIKVTHPDIKVIMMTAYGELNLINEAIELGAVSYFSKPFDIDDVRQVIRDHL is encoded by the coding sequence TTGAAAAAATTACTGGTGGTAGACGATCAATACGGTATACGTGTGCTTCTTAATGAGATTTTGCAGAAGGATGGTTATTCCGTTCATCAAGCTGCAAACGGCGTCCAAGCACTAAGTATCGTTCAAGATGAGAACCCGGACCTCATTTTACTCGATATGAAGATCCCTGGTATGGATGGCTTAGAGATTCTCCGAAGAATCAAAGTGACTCATCCTGATATTAAAGTAATTATGATGACTGCATACGGAGAATTAAATTTAATTAACGAAGCGATCGAGCTCGGAGCGGTTAGTTACTTTTCGAAACCATTTGATATTGATGATGTGAGACAGGTCATTCGAGATCATTTGTAA
- the glpX gene encoding class II fructose-bisphosphatase: protein MERSLSMELVRVTEAAALASGRWMGRGNKEEADRAATEAMRDVFDTIPMKGTVVIGEGEMDEAPMLYIGEKLGNGYGPRVDVAVDPLEGTNIVAYGQWNALAVLAVADNGQLLNAPDMYMEKIAVGPESVGLVDIDAPVIDNLRAVAKAKNKDIEDLVVTILNRERHTKMIQEIREAGARIKLLSDGDVAAAINTAFGDTGVDIMLGSGGAPEGVIAAAGLKCLGGELQGRLLPQNDAEIERCHKMGITDIDKVFKMDDLVGGDDCIFAATGVTDGELLKGVRYKGKNADTQSIVMRAKSGTIRFVEGTHSMKKKPDLVIR, encoded by the coding sequence ATGGAAAGAAGTTTATCAATGGAGCTAGTTCGTGTGACAGAAGCGGCAGCCTTAGCGTCCGGACGTTGGATGGGAAGAGGGAACAAGGAAGAAGCGGATCGTGCAGCAACTGAAGCGATGCGTGATGTGTTCGATACCATTCCAATGAAAGGTACCGTTGTAATTGGTGAAGGGGAAATGGATGAGGCCCCAATGCTTTACATAGGAGAAAAGCTTGGGAACGGCTATGGTCCACGTGTAGATGTTGCAGTTGATCCATTAGAAGGAACAAATATCGTAGCGTATGGTCAGTGGAATGCACTTGCCGTACTTGCGGTGGCTGACAATGGCCAGCTGTTAAACGCTCCAGATATGTATATGGAAAAGATTGCGGTAGGACCAGAGTCTGTTGGGCTTGTTGACATTGATGCACCTGTCATTGATAACCTTCGAGCTGTAGCAAAAGCGAAGAATAAGGACATTGAAGATCTTGTGGTTACGATTTTGAATCGTGAACGCCATACAAAAATGATCCAAGAAATTCGTGAGGCAGGCGCCAGAATTAAACTTCTTTCTGACGGTGATGTGGCGGCGGCTATTAATACTGCATTTGGTGATACAGGTGTGGATATCATGCTTGGATCAGGTGGTGCGCCGGAGGGTGTCATTGCAGCAGCAGGATTAAAATGTCTAGGTGGAGAATTACAAGGTCGCCTACTTCCTCAAAATGACGCAGAAATCGAACGTTGCCATAAGATGGGGATCACAGACATAGATAAAGTCTTTAAAATGGACGATCTAGTAGGTGGAGATGATTGTATCTTTGCGGCAACTGGAGTAACCGATGGAGAACTCTTAAAAGGGGTCCGTTATAAAGGGAAAAATGCCGATACCCAATCCATTGTTATGCGTGCGAAATCCGGTACAATTCGTTTTGTTGAAGGAACGCATAGCATGAAAAAGAAGCCAGATCTCGTTATTCGTTAA
- a CDS encoding CTP synthase has protein sequence MATKYIFVTGGVVSSLGKGITAASLGRLLKNRGLSVTIQKFDPYINVDPGTMSPYQHGEVFVTDDGAETDLDLGHYERFIDINLSQNSNVTTGKIYSTVLKKERRGDYLGGTVQVIPHITNEIKERVFRAGKETNADVVITEIGGTVGDIESLPFLEAIRQIKSDVGHENVMYVHCTLIPYLAAAGEMKSKPTQHSVKELRSLGIQPNVIVVRTERPVPQDMKEKIALFCDIRKEAVIEAEDADVLYQVTLALQKQKLDDIVCDHLKLETKQADMTEWEELVERVRNLKNTVRIGLVGKYVSLPDAYLSVAEALRHAGYAYDADIKIEWINAEEITDENVADRLQEVDGVIVPGGFGDRGIEGKITAIRYARENKVPFLGICLGMQLASVEYARNVLGLEGANSAELNPDTPYPIIDLLPEQKDVEDLGGTLRLGLYACKLQDGTVARDAYGEQVVYERHRHRYEFNNEYRAQMEAEGFIFSGTSPDGRLVEIVELADHPYFVASQFHPEFVSRPTRPQPLFRDFIKASVK, from the coding sequence ATGGCAACAAAGTATATTTTCGTGACAGGCGGCGTCGTATCATCACTTGGAAAAGGGATCACAGCAGCCTCATTAGGGAGACTCCTGAAAAATAGAGGACTAAGTGTAACGATTCAAAAGTTTGACCCTTACATTAACGTGGACCCGGGAACAATGAGCCCGTACCAGCACGGTGAAGTATTTGTTACAGATGACGGTGCTGAAACGGATTTGGATCTTGGACACTACGAGCGTTTTATTGATATTAACCTAAGCCAAAACAGCAACGTAACAACAGGGAAAATTTACTCGACCGTTCTGAAAAAAGAGCGTCGTGGAGATTACCTTGGTGGAACGGTTCAGGTTATTCCACATATTACAAATGAAATCAAAGAGCGTGTATTCCGCGCTGGAAAAGAAACCAATGCAGATGTAGTCATTACTGAAATTGGTGGAACCGTTGGAGATATCGAGAGCTTACCGTTCCTTGAAGCGATCCGCCAAATCAAGAGTGATGTTGGCCATGAGAATGTGATGTACGTTCACTGTACATTGATTCCTTACCTTGCAGCAGCAGGAGAAATGAAATCAAAACCAACACAACACAGCGTGAAAGAGCTTCGATCTCTAGGCATCCAGCCAAACGTCATTGTTGTTCGTACAGAACGTCCAGTTCCACAAGATATGAAAGAAAAAATTGCCTTGTTCTGTGACATTCGTAAAGAAGCAGTCATCGAAGCAGAAGACGCAGACGTGTTATACCAAGTAACACTGGCTCTTCAAAAACAAAAACTAGATGACATCGTATGTGATCATTTAAAACTAGAAACAAAACAAGCGGATATGACCGAGTGGGAAGAGTTAGTTGAGCGCGTGCGTAATCTGAAGAACACCGTTCGCATCGGCCTAGTTGGAAAATATGTTTCTCTACCAGATGCATACCTATCCGTTGCAGAAGCCTTACGTCACGCTGGTTACGCTTATGACGCAGACATCAAAATCGAATGGATCAATGCAGAAGAAATCACCGATGAAAACGTAGCGGATCGCCTACAAGAAGTAGACGGCGTTATCGTACCAGGTGGATTCGGAGATCGCGGAATCGAAGGAAAAATCACAGCCATCCGTTATGCGCGTGAAAACAAAGTGCCATTCCTCGGCATATGCCTAGGCATGCAGCTTGCATCCGTTGAATACGCACGTAACGTATTAGGTCTTGAAGGGGCCAACTCAGCTGAGTTAAACCCAGACACTCCATACCCAATCATTGACCTATTACCAGAACAAAAAGACGTAGAAGACCTTGGAGGAACCCTGCGTCTTGGCCTTTATGCGTGTAAGCTACAAGACGGAACCGTGGCACGCGACGCATACGGCGAACAAGTCGTATACGAACGCCACCGTCACCGCTACGAATTCAACAACGAATACCGCGCACAAATGGAAGCAGAAGGCTTTATCTTCTCAGGGACAAGCCCAGACGGCCGCCTTGTAGAAATCGTCGAGCTAGCTGACCACCCATACTTTGTCGCATCCCAGTTCCACCCAGAATTCGTCTCAAGACCAACGCGCCCGCAGCCGTTGTTCAGAGACTTTATCAAAGCATCCGTAAAATAA
- a CDS encoding DUF2529 family protein: MLRIFNTQVTGATKALLHKEEDIEDAARLLSQALAADDHVYIAAFGEMKAIEAEAVHGHEALPNVHSLDEYGIDSVTERDRVVLATRFSHDEEAVQLARKLARRGIPFLSITTITENDEASLVSYSDLTLDLNLHQGLVPDEDGTRVGYPASLLGLHAYFLLLLVVREILAEVG, translated from the coding sequence ATGCTTCGTATATTTAACACTCAAGTAACAGGAGCCACTAAAGCTCTTTTACATAAAGAAGAAGACATCGAGGACGCCGCACGCCTGTTAAGCCAGGCTCTCGCAGCAGACGATCATGTCTACATCGCAGCCTTCGGTGAAATGAAAGCCATCGAAGCAGAAGCCGTACATGGACATGAGGCCCTGCCAAATGTTCACTCTCTTGACGAGTACGGCATTGATTCTGTGACAGAGCGCGATCGCGTGGTGCTCGCTACTCGTTTTTCCCACGACGAAGAAGCCGTGCAGCTTGCCCGTAAGCTTGCCAGACGCGGAATTCCTTTTCTCTCTATTACTACCATAACAGAGAATGACGAAGCTTCTCTAGTCTCATATAGCGATCTCACCCTCGATTTGAATCTTCACCAAGGCCTAGTGCCTGATGAGGACGGCACACGTGTCGGGTATCCCGCTTCACTACTGGGCTTGCATGCTTACTTTTTGCTTCTGCTTGTGGTGCGGGAGATTTTGGCGGAGGTTGGGTGA
- a CDS encoding IS3 family transposase — protein sequence MKFLFIEAHRDEHSVVKMCGVLNVSTSGFYKWRGKQRDEKTIRERQKADVKQKISQSFHESFGTYGSPRVHHDLIEWGYTLSQKTVARYMKELKLSAKTKVKYVVTTDSNHGLKVFPNLMNRQFKAYHPNTKWVTDITYVRTVEGWLYIATVMDLFSRKIVGIHMAASMDKELVITALKRALSTRQPPKGFIHHSDQGSQYCSSAYLEVIEKAQAKISMSRKGDPYDNACIESFHATIKKELIYRVRFETRKEAMKVINHYIFNVYNTKRKHSSLGYQSPNQYEQNYLKSLS from the coding sequence GTGAAATTTCTGTTTATAGAGGCCCATCGTGACGAACACTCGGTGGTGAAGATGTGTGGGGTGCTCAACGTTTCAACGAGTGGGTTCTACAAGTGGAGAGGAAAACAAAGGGACGAAAAGACTATAAGAGAAAGACAAAAAGCTGACGTTAAGCAAAAGATCAGTCAGTCCTTTCATGAAAGCTTCGGCACGTATGGCAGCCCTCGTGTACATCACGATTTAATCGAATGGGGCTACACGCTCTCTCAAAAAACAGTGGCTCGATACATGAAAGAATTGAAGCTGAGTGCCAAAACAAAAGTAAAATACGTAGTGACCACAGATTCCAATCATGGCTTAAAAGTATTTCCAAATCTAATGAACCGACAATTTAAAGCCTATCATCCGAACACAAAGTGGGTGACAGATATAACGTATGTCCGTACCGTCGAGGGTTGGCTTTATATAGCGACGGTTATGGATTTGTTTTCCCGCAAGATCGTTGGGATTCATATGGCAGCGTCAATGGATAAAGAGCTTGTCATTACGGCTCTCAAGCGAGCCCTTTCTACAAGACAACCACCAAAAGGGTTCATCCATCATTCAGATCAAGGTTCCCAATACTGTTCAAGTGCTTATCTAGAGGTCATAGAAAAAGCCCAGGCGAAAATAAGCATGAGTAGAAAAGGAGATCCTTACGACAATGCCTGTATCGAGTCTTTCCATGCGACGATAAAAAAAGAGCTCATCTATCGGGTTCGTTTTGAAACAAGAAAGGAAGCTATGAAGGTCATCAATCATTATATTTTTAATGTGTACAATACGAAGAGAAAACACTCATCTTTAGGCTATCAATCACCGAATCAATATGAGCAAAACTATCTAAAATCGTTATCATAG
- the fba gene encoding class II fructose-1,6-bisphosphate aldolase produces the protein MPLVSMTDMLNKAKSEGYAVGQFNVNNLEFTQAILQAAKEENSPVILGVSEGAARYMGGFKTIVKLVEALMEEYGVEVPVAIHLDHGSSLESCARAIRAGFTSVMIDGSHHPLEENIELTKRVVQMAHAVGVSVEAELGRIGGQEDDLIVDDAEAAYAIPEECKELVEATGVDCFAPALGSVHGPYKGEPNLGFDHMKTIDGLVGIPLVLHGGTGIPTNDIKKAIEFGHAKINVNTESQISSAKAVRETLAAKPDEYDPRKYLGPARDAIKATVAGKMQEFGSSNKA, from the coding sequence ATGCCTTTAGTTTCAATGACAGACATGCTGAACAAAGCAAAATCAGAAGGTTATGCTGTTGGACAGTTTAACGTAAACAACCTTGAGTTTACTCAAGCGATTCTTCAAGCAGCCAAAGAAGAAAACTCTCCAGTTATTCTTGGTGTATCTGAAGGTGCTGCTCGTTACATGGGTGGTTTCAAAACAATTGTGAAATTGGTTGAAGCACTTATGGAAGAGTATGGAGTAGAAGTTCCTGTAGCGATTCACCTTGACCACGGTTCAAGTCTTGAAAGCTGCGCGCGCGCAATCCGTGCTGGATTCACTTCTGTTATGATTGATGGATCTCATCATCCACTAGAAGAAAACATCGAGCTTACTAAACGTGTTGTTCAAATGGCACACGCTGTAGGAGTATCTGTAGAAGCTGAGCTTGGCCGTATTGGCGGACAAGAAGACGATCTAATCGTTGATGATGCTGAAGCAGCTTACGCAATTCCTGAAGAATGTAAAGAGCTTGTAGAAGCAACAGGCGTTGATTGCTTTGCTCCTGCACTAGGTTCTGTTCATGGTCCTTACAAAGGTGAACCAAACCTTGGTTTTGATCACATGAAAACAATTGATGGTCTTGTAGGTATTCCACTTGTTCTTCACGGTGGTACTGGAATTCCAACAAACGATATTAAAAAAGCAATTGAGTTTGGTCATGCCAAAATCAATGTAAATACAGAAAGCCAAATTTCTTCAGCTAAAGCAGTTCGTGAAACACTTGCTGCTAAGCCGGATGAGTATGATCCACGTAAATATCTTGGACCTGCTAGAGATGCGATCAAAGCAACTGTAGCTGGAAAAATGCAAGAATTTGGTTCTTCAAACAAGGCATAA
- the rpoE gene encoding DNA-directed RNA polymerase subunit delta gives MPGLNINTLTADEISELSMIEITYALMQEKNQPIEYYALVDEIAKIKGFSKAEVKERISFLYTDLNTDGRFITLGENRWGIKAWYPIDQIEEPVPAATPKKKKKKSFDDEDDLDLVDDSELDDSEEDEFEDLEDELDEISNEEDAEEDFEDKDLDGFEEDDDEELDEEDDEESFDEEEEDR, from the coding sequence GTGCCCGGTTTGAACATAAACACACTAACGGCTGATGAAATATCAGAACTATCAATGATAGAAATTACGTATGCTTTAATGCAAGAAAAAAACCAACCGATCGAATACTATGCTCTAGTTGATGAAATTGCGAAGATCAAAGGATTTAGTAAAGCTGAAGTAAAAGAGCGTATCTCTTTTCTTTACACAGATCTAAACACGGACGGACGTTTCATAACACTTGGAGAAAACCGTTGGGGTATCAAAGCATGGTACCCAATTGACCAAATTGAAGAGCCAGTACCAGCGGCAACGCCGAAAAAGAAAAAGAAAAAATCATTTGATGACGAAGATGATTTGGACTTAGTTGACGACAGCGAACTGGATGATTCTGAAGAGGATGAGTTTGAAGATCTTGAGGACGAATTAGATGAGATCTCAAACGAAGAGGATGCAGAAGAAGACTTCGAGGACAAAGATCTTGATGGCTTTGAAGAAGACGACGATGAAGAACTCGACGAAGAAGACGACGAAGAGTCGTTTGATGAAGAAGAGGAAGATCGTTAA
- a CDS encoding TetR family transcriptional regulator, with protein sequence MEKKNVPSLVKDQQLIHKRREQIIKGAVRLFIEKGFHRTTTREIAKESGFSIGTLYEYIGKKEDVLYLVCDAIYDEVTERLKKQLHTTGPALQRLKEAIRAYFLVIDSMQEEVLVMYQETKSLPKETLPYVLNKETEMVEMMEEILADCKKENVLSLSEKEMKLVTHNILVAGQMWTFRRWALRRHFTLEEYIDMQINQLIST encoded by the coding sequence ATGGAAAAGAAAAACGTCCCAAGTCTAGTGAAAGATCAACAACTCATACATAAACGTCGCGAACAGATCATCAAAGGAGCTGTGCGATTATTTATTGAAAAAGGCTTCCACCGGACCACAACAAGGGAAATTGCAAAAGAATCAGGGTTTAGCATAGGTACACTCTATGAATATATTGGGAAGAAGGAAGATGTACTTTATCTAGTCTGTGACGCGATTTATGATGAAGTAACCGAGCGCTTGAAAAAGCAACTACACACAACAGGTCCAGCACTGCAACGTTTAAAAGAAGCGATTCGTGCGTACTTCCTGGTCATTGATTCCATGCAGGAGGAAGTACTTGTTATGTACCAGGAGACCAAATCACTACCAAAAGAAACACTTCCATATGTGCTTAATAAAGAAACAGAAATGGTAGAGATGATGGAAGAAATTTTGGCTGACTGCAAAAAAGAGAATGTATTGAGTCTATCAGAAAAAGAAATGAAGCTTGTGACACATAATATTTTAGTCGCAGGTCAAATGTGGACCTTCCGTAGATGGGCGCTCAGAAGGCATTTTACCCTAGAAGAGTACATAGACATGCAAATTAACCAATTAATTTCAACATGA